The following nucleotide sequence is from Manduca sexta isolate Smith_Timp_Sample1 unplaced genomic scaffold, JHU_Msex_v1.0 HiC_scaffold_2658, whole genome shotgun sequence.
TTGAGATATagtggtttttataataaaacaagaaatgttACTGTACACCACACCGAACTGTCAATAATGTCAAAACTAAGATGACAGCCCTGGCGTCAATTAGGGTAGGCAACACTTGTTCGaagaaatatagattttttcaaaataacttattaaaattatagtttttttacggaaaagtaaaaaaaaaaaacgttacctatattatataattatttatatatttgttaataatttatttctataaactatcttcgtaccaaatttcacGCAAATTTGTTGGGTAGTTTTAGAGTTTATTGCAGTCAGacatgcggcgggggactttgaaaatatattttttagactttttaagaggaataattccgtcaaacatgtttgttgcgtaactttaaccgtttacgcaatgCACGTACCATAAGCTCCCAATCAGATATTTTTTGCATCATTTTTtgttgatgctccgctcctattggtcgtagTGTGATGGTTATTATATGGAATATAGCCTGTTTGTTCTTATTTTGAGGGCCTGCCTTTCTCGGTAAATAGGTTCTTCAACATTATGTAATTCGAATAATATTACTGTAGTcactttaaagaaaaaaaaaacaccatccaCTGATTGACAGCCGACTTCAGCGGCCTAGCTTTATTGACAGTCTGGTTGACAGTGTTTTTCAAAGAACATTTTCAAagcgcatttataatactactgAACgagcattttatatttaaagaaaataaaatcgtTTTTGAAGGTTGACAGTGTTGATCAATTGAATgcaagataatattaataaataaatacattctgCAATTTGCAAAGTACCATTAAAATGAATTCATGGACAGATTTTGGTTCTATCTTCACAGTGTTTTAGATAATACTAttcgtatatatttttgaaattataaatcattaaatctCAGAACACGAAAGGACATTAATCGAAATTCTAGTGTATTACAATACAATGAGGAATGGGAAACCGAATATCGCACTGCACTAACAGACACAACGCTATTAGaacaattcttaaaattaatttactaaaatgCCTGCGTTTTATTGCCGATTCTGTGCTGAACTAAAGGCTGCGCAAGAAGTTATTCACTTTAGCAAACCTTCGCGTCACGAAATATTagagaaaataattacaatgaaaattGATTTTGTGGATTTGACTGACAAATTGTTACCTGCAatcatttgtaatatatgtttaAGCACACTAAATAGATTCTACTCCTTCATAGTAAAAGCTAGGAATTCTCAAAATGTTTTaagcaatatattttcaaatgaacGCCCAATGGATAGTGACAATAATTCTGATAATTTTGCTGATGATTGTAGTGTAGTCCTAGGAGATAGTCTTTCTAGATTAGATGGTAAGGTCATATttcatcaaaaaaaaatatatgtattatgttgaTACATGAGTGAACATTTTCTTATCTgatactgatttttattattaccattatTACCAATGgttacagtatataatatatttcagataaaagtaataagcaaactttaaaatttcaaCCTTCTCCATGGGATTTATACTTTTGGCTGTGTGGACATTGTCACTTGAGATTCAGTTCTTTATCCAGTGTCCGTAGCCATTGTATAGCTGATCATGGAGTTTGCTGCAGCTGGCAATGTGCTGACTGTTTAGAGAGGGTTGATGAGTATGAACTATTTATCAGACACATACAGACACATAATAGTGAGatgttgtaagtaattatttggtAGATAATAAagtgtacttatatttatttatagctagAATTATTAAGttgtactttaaaaataatgggtttaaatgtgtatgtaattagttatttaaaataatatttattagacttATCCGCTGTAAAAGCAAACATGTTTTTGGGTTTTCAAGAAATACTcctattcaaattatttaattctgtTCCAGGAATTATTGCGAACAGTGCAATGTAAAGCTAGAAAATGGTCATACACACAGTGCCATAGACCATccaatgtgtaaatattgtggAGACATATTTGAAAGTCGAGAATTACTTTTACACCaccaaaataaataccaaaatggAAAAGTTACCCTAGCTGAAACTAGTTTATCCTTAGAAAATCAGTGTAAAGAATCATGGAGTTCTTATAAGTGGGCTTGTAAGTATTGTGATATGATAATGTCAAGCCAGAAATTGCTACGGTACCATTCAAAGTTAGTTCATGGAAAATGCTTTGGGATGAAATGTGCCGATTGTGATATTAGTTCAACAAATTTTGTACAATTTGTTGATCATGTCAGGATGCACAGAGAGAATCTTAGGTAAGTTTAATAGAGTTTTAGAGCACCTGGTGatagtaataaaactttattgtaattatttatgacaTATGTTACTTTACATACAAtgtttgctggtgataggatatattttatatccgcccggatagtgatcaCTGTACActacgtgttaaaacccgccatagtggcccacataagtgtgtcgcgttccgggatcagcctgtgaatatccggttccaactgt
It contains:
- the LOC115439782 gene encoding zinc finger protein 354A isoform X2 — translated: MPAFYCRFCAELKAAQEVIHFSKPSRHEILEKIITMKIDFVDLTDKLLPAIIYKSNKQTLKFQPSPWDLYFWLCGHCHLRFSSLSSVRSHCIADHGVCCSWQCADCLERVDEYELFIRHIQTHNSEMLNYCEQCNVKLENGHTHSAIDHPMCKYCGDIFESRELLLHHQNKYQNGKVTLAETSLSLENQCKESWSSYKWACKYCDMIMSSQKLLRYHSKLVHGKCFGMKCADCDISSTNFVQFVDHVRMHRENLRYYCPYCDIPLTDETHLKQHTVDSINCNSCGELFQSQRDLCEHISTVKEDIKITYKTRKSKSIKKIEKVITEEDLICNFCGKRTKSLKSLRLHMKRHSDRNRNYTCDRCGKTFLTKSTLSAHIIIHENPDPEVCKICKKTFLTLTRLKKHVKLITTNDRFAAKCVINALGLKSI
- the LOC115439782 gene encoding zinc finger protein 354A isoform X1, giving the protein MPAFYCRFCAELKAAQEVIHFSKPSRHEILEKIITMKIDFVDLTDKLLPAIICNICLSTLNRFYSFIVKARNSQNVLSNIFSNERPMDSDNNSDNFADDCSVVLGDSLSRLDDKSNKQTLKFQPSPWDLYFWLCGHCHLRFSSLSSVRSHCIADHGVCCSWQCADCLERVDEYELFIRHIQTHNSEMLNYCEQCNVKLENGHTHSAIDHPMCKYCGDIFESRELLLHHQNKYQNGKVTLAETSLSLENQCKESWSSYKWACKYCDMIMSSQKLLRYHSKLVHGKCFGMKCADCDISSTNFVQFVDHVRMHRENLRYYCPYCDIPLTDETHLKQHTVDSINCNSCGELFQSQRDLCEHISTVKEDIKITYKTRKSKSIKKIEKVITEEDLICNFCGKRTKSLKSLRLHMKRHSDRNRNYTCDRCGKTFLTKSTLSAHIIIHENPDPEVCKICKKTFLTLTRLKKHVKLITTNDRFAAKCVINALGLKSI
- the LOC115439782 gene encoding zinc finger protein 3 isoform X3 gives rise to the protein MPAFYCRFCAELKAAQEVIHFSKPSRHEILEKIITMKIDFVDLTDKLLPAIICNICLSTLNRFYSFIVKARNSQNVLSNIFSNERPMDSDNNSDNFADDCSVVLGDSLSRLDDKSNKQTLKFQPSPWDLYFWLCGHCHLRFSSLSSVRSHCIADHGVCCSWQCADCLERVDEYELFIRHIQTHNSEMLNYCEQCNVKLENGHTHSAIDHPMCKYCGDIFESRELLLHHQNKYQNGKVTLAETSLSLENQCKESWSSYKWACITARTVTFLLLTKHI